The genomic window TGGTCACGCTGGTGGCCATCGTCAACCCGCTGGCCATCGTGCCCTTCTTCATCCACTACACGCAGGGGTATTCGGATGCGCAGCGGCGGCATACGGTGCGCATGTCGGCTTTCAGCGCCTTCGTGGTCATTGCGGTCAGCGCGCTGATCGGGCTGCAACTGCTGGCGTTCTTCGGCATTTCGATTGCCAGCTTCCAGGTGGGCGGCGGCCTGTTGCTGCTCATGAGCTCGCTGTCGATGCTCAATGCCAAGCCGGCGGAGAGCAAGACCAACGTCGAAGAGCTGCGCGCCACCGAGGTAAAGGCATCCATGGGCGCGTCCATCGCAGTGGTGCCGCTCACCATCCCGCTGCTCACCGGCCCGGCCACCATATCCACGGTGGTGATCTACGCCGACAAGACGCAGCACCTGTGGGAACTCGGCTTGTTGGTCGGCTACGGAGTGGTGGTGGCGCTGGCCACCGCGCTGGCGTTTTCGCTTGCGCAGCCGATCGCACGCGTGCTCGGCAAGACCGGCATCAACATCATGACGCGGCTCATGGGCCTGATCCTCGCCGCGCTTGCGGTCGAGGTCATGGCCGACGGCCTCGGCAAGCTGTTTCCCATTCTTCAGCGCGTGGGCTGACCGGCTCAGGCCAGCATCTTCTCGATGACGCGCCAATGCGCGGGATCGACCGGCGTGATCGACAGCCGGTTGCCCTTGCGCAGCACGACCAGCTCGGCCAGTTCGGGCTTGGCGCGCAGCTCGGGCAGCGCGAGGAGCCGCGTCTTGCGCACCGCCTGCACGTCAACCAGCAGCCAACGCGGGTCTTCCTTCTTCGAGGCCGCGTCGTAGTAGGGAGACTTCGGGTCGAACTGTGTCGGGTCGGGCTTGACGCCCGAGGCTACCCGCGCAATGCCTGCGATGCCGGGCTCCGGGCAGCTCGAGTGATAGAACAGCACGCCGTCGCCGACCTTCATGCCGTCGCGCATGAAGTTGCGTGCCTGGTAGTTGCGCACGCCCGTCCACGCCACCGTGGCATTGGGCGCGGCAAGCGCATCGTCGATCGAGACCTCGTCGGGCTCGGATTTCATCAACCAGTAATTGGGCATGGTGCCCGTTATGGTGTCACATAGTCAGAGACGACGACCCATTTCCCGTCCTTGATCTGGGACAAACGCGACTGGTCGTTGCCCAGGCGCTTGGTGGCGGTGTAGCTGCTCTTGGGGCTGCCGAACATGTCGGGCTCGAAGGTCATGCTGTCCATGGCCTTGATGAAGCTGTCGGTCGAGAGGCCCGAGCCCGCCTTTTGCGCCGCCTTGATGAACGAGTCGATGATCACGTAGCCGTATACCGAAAACACCGTCGGGTCTTCGTTGAACTTGGTCTTGTACTTGTTGGCCCAGAAGCGCAGCGGCTGCGACTGCTCGTCGGTGTAGGGGTTCTGCACCGTCATGGTGGCGTAGATGCCGTCCATCGCCTTGCCGCCCAGCTTGTGGATCAGATCGGTGTAAGCGGCGCTGGAGCCCAGGAAGGTCGGGTTGAAGCCTGTCTTGCGCGCCTCGCCCACGGTGCCGATGGTCTCGCGGATGATGGTGCCGAGCACCACCAGGTCGCAGCTGGCGGCCTTCATCCTTGCGACCTGCGAACTGAAGTCGGTGGCACCGCGCTTGAACGAGGTTTTCTCGGCCAGTTCCATGCCGGCGGTCTTCAGGCCCGCCTCGGCGCCGCGCTGCACCTCGAGCCCGAACTCGTCGTCCTGGTAGATGGTGCAGACCTTCTTCGCGCCCTTCTCCTTGATCATCTTGGGCAGCGCCAATCGGATCTGGTCGTAGTAGGTGGCCGCAAACGAATACTTCAGGCGGTGCAGCGGCTCGTACATCTCGCGGGCCGCGGTAATGGGCATGAAGTTGACAATGTTCTTGTCGAACTGCACCGGCATGGCCGCCATGTTCTGCGCCGTGCCGATGTGGCCGGCCATGATGAAGATCTTTTCCTGGTTGACCAGTTTCTGCGCCGCGAGGACGGCTTTCTTCGGGTCGTAGCCCGAGTCCTCGACAAAGAGCTTGAGCTTGCGGCCGTGGATGTTGCCCTGCTCGTTGAGCTCGTCCACGCGCAGCTGCATGCCGTTGCGCGCCTGCTTGCCAAAGCCCGCGAGCGGCCCCGACAAGTCCTGGATCGTGCCGATGCGGATCTCGTCCTTAGTCACGCCCTGTTGCTGCTGCGCGGATGCGAGCGTTGCTGCCAGGCCCAGCACCGCCAGGGCCGTCACTGTCTTGAGCTTCATGGGGTTGTCTCCTCGGGTTGACGAAAAAGGAATCAGCGATACATCGCCTCGATGCGCTCGGCGTACTTGGCCTGCACCAGCTTGCGCTTGAGCTTCATCGTGGGCGTGAGCTCCTCGTCCTCGGCGCTCAGCTGCGTCTCGAGCAGGAAGAACTTCTTGATCTGCTCGACCCGTGCGAACTTGGCGTTGACGCGGTCGATCTCGCCCTGGATCAGGTCCAGCACCTCTTGCGCACGCGTCAGGCTTTCGTAGTTGCTGAAAGGCACATCGTGGTCCTGCGCAAATTTTTCGACGTTCTCCTGGTCGATCATGACGATCACCGTCAGGTAGGGTCTCTTGTCGCCGATCACCACTGCGTCGGTGATGTAGGGGCTGAACTTGAGTTCGTTCTCCAGCTCGCTCGGCGTGATGTTCTTTCCCCCCGCCGTGATGATGATGTCCTTCATGCGGTCGGTGATGCGGAAATACCCTCCCGCGTCGACTGTTCCCACGTCGCCGGTGTGCAGCCAACCGTCGGCGTCGATGGTTTCGGCCGTTTTCTCGGGCAGGTTGAGGTACCCCATGAACACATTGGGGCCGCGCACGAGTATTTCGCCGGTCTGCGGGTCGAGCCGAACCTCGTTGTAGCTGGTGGCCGGCCCGATCGAACCCGGCATGATCCGCGACGGCGGCACGCCAGTCGAGGCACCGCACGATTCCGTCATGCCCCATACCTCCAGCATGGGCACACCGAGCGCCAGGTACCAGCGCACGAGATCGGGCGAAATGGGTGCCGCGCCGGTCACGAGGAACCGCGCGCGGTGAATCCCGATGAGCTTGCGCACGTTGTCCAGCGCCAGCCAGCGCGCCAGGCGAAACTTGAAGCGCAGCCCCGCGCCCACGGGTTGGCCCTGCAGCACGCGCTCGGCAATCTGCCGGCCCACGCCAATGCTCCAGCCGTACGCCGCCTGCTGCAGCCGGCTCGCTTCCTTCAGCGCGATCATCACGCCGGAATAGAACTTCTCCCACACGCGCGGCACGGCGGTAAACACGGTGGGCGAAATCTCGCGCACGTTCTCGGGCACCGTCTCGGGGTTTTCGACGAAGTTGAGAATCGAGCCGGTGTACATCGCGAAGTATTCGCCCCCCATGCGCTCGGCGATGTGGCACAGCGGCAAGAAGCACATGCGCTCGTCGCCCTCGCCCTGCGCCAGCAGGGAGTTGTAGCCGCGCATGGTGTACACCAGCCCGCGGTGGCTGTGCATCGCGCCCTTGGGCTTGCCGGTGGTGCCCGATGTGTAGACAAGGATGGCCAGGTCCTCGGGCCGGCAGGCGGCAATGCGCTGCTCCAGTGCCTGCGGATGGGCCTGCAGGTACTCACGGCCGAGCATGCGCAAAGCATCGAGGCTGATGACGCCCGGGTCGTCGAGGTCGCGCAGGCCTTCCATGTCGAACACGATGACCTTGCGCAGCATGGGCAATTGCGCACGCACTTCGAGCGCCTTGTCGAGCTGCTCGTCGTCTTCCACGAAGAGCACGGTAGTGCGGGAGTCTTCGCAAAGGTAGTGCACCTGCGAAGCCGCGTCCGTGGGATAGATGCCGTTCGAAACACCGCCGCAACTGAGCACGGCAACATCGCACAGCACCCATTCGATGACGGTGTTGGCAAGAATCGACGCGCATTCACCCTGGCCAAAGCCCAGCGCCAGCAGCCCACCCGCAATTTCGCGCACGGCATCGGCGGTTTGCCGCCAGGTCCAGGCGCGCCAGATGCCGAATTCCTTCTGCCGCATCCACACCTTGTCGGCTCGCAGTTCCACGGCCTTCCAGAATACGGCGGGAATGGTCTCGCCGGGCACCACGACGCCGGGCTTGGGCTGCAGGTGCGCCAGGTCCCAAAGGCCGGCGGGAGCGCGCAAGACTGTTGTGCTCATGCCCTCATCTCCAGGTCTTCTTCTTTTTCCAGCGCCGCTCGCCGCGCACGCCGTCGTCCTTGACGCCGAGGTAAAACTCCTTGATGTCCTCCTTCTCGCGCAGGCGCTCGCAGGTGTCTTCCATGACGATGCGGCCGTTCTCGAGCACGTAGCCGTGGTCGGAAGCATTGAGCGCCATGTTGGCGTTTTGCTCCACCAGCAAGATGGTGGTGCCGCGCTCGCGATTGATGCGCACGACGATCTCGAAGATTTCCTTCGTCAGCTTGGGGCTGAGGCCGAGACTCGGCTCGTCGAGCAGGATCAGATGCGGCGCCGCCATGATGGCGCGCGAAATGGCGAGCATCTGCTGTTGCCCGCCCGACAGCAAGCCGGCATCCTGCGTGGCGCGTTCCCGCAAAATGGGAAAGTAGCTGTAGACGCTCTCCATGTCCCGCGCCACGCCGTCGCGGTCCTTGCGGGTGTAGGCCCCCATCAGCAAGTTGTCCTTCACTGAGAGCAGCGGAAACACCTCGCGGCCTTCGGGCACGTGGCTCAGGCCCTGCTGCACGATGTAGGCCGGGTCCTTGGCGGTGATGTCCTTGCCCTGGAATTCGATGCTGCCTTTTCTCGGGTCGATGATTCCCGAGATGGTTTTGAGGATAGTTGTCTTGCCGGCGCCGTTCGAACCCAGGACCGTCACGATTTCACCTTGCCTGACTTTCAGGCTGACGCCACGGATGGCCTTGATGGGGCCGTAGGCGCTTTCGACGTTGAGCAGTTGGAGTACGACATCTGTCATGGCGTCGCCCCTCGTGCGACGGGCGGGGAACGGCGTTGGGGCCCCTGCCCCGGTCGGGCCGACGTCACCGGCCCTTCGGGCTGCCCTGCGCTGCTCACGACAGGCGGGGTCTCGCAGAACTCGCTTCGCTCAAACAGCTGCGAGCCCTGATCCGCCTGTCGCTCCGCTGCTCGGCGGCGCCTCAACGGCCCGCCCGGGGCAGGGGCCCCAACGCCGTGGACACGCTCAGGGTTGTTCCACCTCCGCCCGAGCCCGGCGTGCGGTGCGGGGTGGGCGCCCCCTCTGCGCCGCTGAGGAGCGCAGTTTTCCGCGGATAAGGGCTCGCCCTTGTTTGAGCGAAGCGAGTTTGGGCGAGACCCCGCGGAAAGCGAGCACCGGAAGGGAGCCCGGAGGGCCGGCATAGTGGGGGCGCCCGCCCCGCACCGCACACCGGGCGTCTCCAACGAAGCAGCGGACAAGACGTTCATGCCGCCACCCTCCTCAAACTGCTCACGTCATCCACAGTCCCAAGATAGGCCTCGATGACCCGAGCATCCGCCTGCACCTCGCGCGGCGTGCCGGTCGCCAGCACCTCTCCCATGTTCATGGCAAGCACGCGATCCGACACCTTCGACACCAGCGACATGTCGTGCTCGACCATCAGCACCGAAACACCCAACTCATGCTGAATATCCTGAATCCAGAACGCCATGTCTGCTGTCTCTTCGACGTTGAGCCCTGAAGAAGGCTCGTCGAGCAACAGCAGCTTCGGCTCGGTGCACAGCGCGCGCGCCAGCTCCACCACCTTCCGCACGCCGTAAGGCAAGCCGGCCACCATCGAGTCGCGGTGATGCTGCAAGTCCAGCAGGTCGATCACCTGCTCCGCCTTTTCGCGTGCCGCAATCTCGGCGCGCCGCGTGGCCGGCGTAAAGAACACCTCGCTCCAGAAACCCGTCTGCCGATGCGTGTGGCGGCCTATCAGCAGGTTGTGCAAGACGGTCGCATGCTCGAAGAGCTCGATGTTCTGGAAAGTGCGCGCGATGCCCAGCGCCGCAATCGCGTGCGGTGCCTGCTGCGTCAACCCCATCGGGCCCGAGGCCTCGCCATGCCATGTGATCTCGCCCATGGTCGGCGTGTAGATACGGCTGATGAGGTTGAACACCGTCGTCTTGCCCGCGCCATTGGGGCCGATCAGCGTGAACACCTCGCCGCGCCGCACGTCGAAGCTCACCTTGTTGACCGCCAGCACGCCGCCGAAGCGCACGCTCAGGTCCTTGGCCGAAAGAAGGACGTCTGCGCCGCTCATCTCAGCCGGTCCGACTTGGTGAACGACTTCTGCCGCTTGAACAAGCCCTTGCGGTAGAACGGGAAGAGCTGCAGCCAGGTGCGGATCTTGAGCCATCGGCCATAAAGCCCGAGAGGTTCGAACAGCACAAACGCGATCAGCACCAGCCCGTACACCAGCCCTTGTAGCCCCGGCGCCTGGCCGATCACGGCCGGCAGCCAGTCCTTGCCCATCGAGATCAGCTGCGGCATTGCAATCAAAAAGATCGCGCCCAGGAACGCGCCGTGCACCGAGCCGAGTCCGCCGATCACCACCATCAGCAGCAGGTCGATCGACTGCAGGATGTTGAACTGGTCCGGCGAAATGAAGCTGAGCTTGTGCGCATACAGCGCACCGCCCAGACCCGCGAGCGCGGCCGAGATGGCGAACGACATCGTCTTGTAGCGCGCGAGGTGAATGCCCATGCTCTGCGCCGAGATTTCCGAATCGCGAATGGCAACGAAGGCGCGCCCCGTCGGTGAGCGCAGCAGGTTCAAAATGCCCAGCGTGCTGAGCACCGCGACCACCAGGCACAAAAAGTAGAAGCCTTCACCCGAGCCCAGCGACCAGCCGAAGAGCTGCGGCGACTTCACGTGCAGCCCCGCGTTGCCGCCGGTCACGCTCTCCCAGCGCGCGAACACTTCTTCGACGATGAAGCCGAACGACAGCGTCGCAATGCCCAGGTAGATGCCCTTCACGCGCAAGGCAGGCAATGCGACCACCACGCCCACCACCGCCGACAGCGCCGCGGCCGCGAGCAGCGCAATCGGGAACGGAATACCCATGTTGGTCAACACGCCCTGGGTGTACGCCCCGGCACCCAGAAACGCCGCATGGCCAATCGAGAACTGCCCCGTGAAACCCGCGAGCAGCATCAAGCCCAATCCGACGATGCCGTAGATCAGCACGAAGGTCAGCTGCGCAAGCCAGTACTCGTCGATGGCCCATGGCGCGACGATGAGGAAAGCGACGAGGAGGCCGTACCAGAACATATGGCCGCCGTGCCGCGCGAGGCGAATGTCCTGGTCGTAGCTGGTCTTGAAGATGAAGCGCATATCCGGCTACACCTTCTTGCGCAGCTTTTCGCCGAACAGGCCGTTGGGCTTGATCATGAGCATCAGCAGCACGGCGATGTACGGTGCCGTGTCCTTGAACCCGTCCGGCAGATAGAAACCCGCGAACGATTCGACGATGCCGATGACAAGCCCGCCGACGATGGCACCCGGCAGGCTGCCGAACCCGCCCACCACCGCGGCCGGAAAAGCCTTGAGCCCGATGAACCCCATGTTCGCGTGCACGAAGGTAATCGGCGCGAGCAGCATGCCGGCAATGGCCGCTACCGCTGCCGCCAGGCCCCACACCAGCCCGTTGAGCCGCTTCACCGGAATGCCCATGTAGTAGGCCGCGAGCTGGTTCTGCGAAGAGGCCTGCATCGCAATGCCTAGCTTGCTGTAGCGAAACATCGCGAACAGCAGCCCGCAGAGGACGGCCGTGGCGATGATGATCGCAAGCTGCTCGAGGTTGACCACCAGCTCGCCCACCTTCCAGATCTGGTCCTTGTAGGGAACGGCCAGCGTATGGGTGTCGGTGCCGATGCCCGGCACCATGGTGATGAGCCCGCGTGCCACGTAGGCAATGCCGATGGTGAGCATCACGATGGAGAACTGCGGCTGCCCGAGGATGGGACGAATCACCACGAGTTCGAGCAGCACGCCGAACGCCGCCATGGCCACCAGCGCCAGCACGGCCGCAAGCCAGAACGGCATGCCGAACAGCGACATGCCGGCGAATGCACCGAAGGCGCCGAGCATCATCAGGTCGCCCTGCGCAAAGCTCACGGTCTCGGTGGCCTTGTAGATCAGCACGAAGCCCAGCGCGATCAGCCCGTAGATGCAGCCTTGCGCAATGCCCGACAGCAGGAGCTGGAGTATTTGCATGCGGCCTCTTTGCGCTAGCTACTGCCTGTAGCCGCCGGCTGCGTCGTGCAGCGCAAGGCGGCGCGAGCCGGCCACGATGTCGCTCGGCTTGAGCCCGTAGACCTGGCGTATCGAATGGCTGAAGTGCGTCGAATCGGGGTAGCCTGTGTCCAGCGCAATGTCTGTCAGCGTGCTGGTCTGGCGCACGTAGCGCAGCAGGCTTCGCGCGCGTTTCCAGGCCCGGAAGGCGCGAAACGCCGTGCCCGTTTCCTGCTTGAACAAGTGCAGGAAGCGCGAGAAAGACAGATGCACCGACGCCGCGCAGTCTTCGGCCGAAGTGGGTGCTGCGGGGTCTGCGTTGATGGTGTCGATGACCTTGCGGATGCGCGGATCGAGTGCGCGCGGCGCCAGCGCATCGCCGAAGAACAGGCGGTCGAACTCCAGCCCTTCGAAGCTTTGGCGGCCCGAGAGCGCGAGCAAATGGGTGTGCGCAGCGCGCATGCGCTGCACGAACGCGGGCGCATCCACCGGACCGCAGTGCTGCAGGTAACCAGGCAGGCGCGCGGGATCGACGGATTCCGATTCGATCAGCAGATTGAAGATGAGCGGGTGTGCGCTTTCGACGCGGTGCGGCACTTGCGGCGGCACCACCAGCAGTTCGCCGGTCTGCCAGGCGCCTCCGCCGATGCGCAGGCGGTTGGGCGGCGCGCCCGCGGGCGACACGTACACGCCGTACCCGCCCATGGTGCGTTCGGCCGCCGCGCCGAGCAGCCCGGCGTAGAACACGCGCTGGTGCGTGAGCCACATCAGGCGCTCCCCGCTCTGCGCGCCGCCGCTTGCCGGCGGCGCCGTCTTCGTTCGCTGCATGGTGTCTGTCTCCTGCATCGGGCCGCCGTTGGCCAAGGGCCGGCACTGCGTTGGCAGGATCGTAGCGGCGAGGGCCGGCGGCGCGGCGTTCATTTGCGCGGGGACTTTCCCTAGGCCAACGCAAGCGCGCGGCGGAGTTCGGCGGTGCACAGCGCGATGGCCGTGCCGGCCTCGTCGAGCACCTTGCCCATGGTGATGAAGCCATGGATCTGGCGCTCGAAGCAGACGTACGCGGCGCGATTGCCGGCGGCGGTCAGCGCCTCCGCGTAGGCCATGCCTTCGTCGCGCAGCGGGTCGTAGCCG from Variovorax paradoxus includes these protein-coding regions:
- a CDS encoding MarC family protein; amino-acid sequence: MSTSMDLIKPLVTLVAIVNPLAIVPFFIHYTQGYSDAQRRHTVRMSAFSAFVVIAVSALIGLQLLAFFGISIASFQVGGGLLLLMSSLSMLNAKPAESKTNVEELRATEVKASMGASIAVVPLTIPLLTGPATISTVVIYADKTQHLWELGLLVGYGVVVALATALAFSLAQPIARVLGKTGINIMTRLMGLILAALAVEVMADGLGKLFPILQRVG
- a CDS encoding EVE domain-containing protein, with the protein product MPNYWLMKSEPDEVSIDDALAAPNATVAWTGVRNYQARNFMRDGMKVGDGVLFYHSSCPEPGIAGIARVASGVKPDPTQFDPKSPYYDAASKKEDPRWLLVDVQAVRKTRLLALPELRAKPELAELVVLRKGNRLSITPVDPAHWRVIEKMLA
- a CDS encoding ABC transporter substrate-binding protein — translated: MKLKTVTALAVLGLAATLASAQQQQGVTKDEIRIGTIQDLSGPLAGFGKQARNGMQLRVDELNEQGNIHGRKLKLFVEDSGYDPKKAVLAAQKLVNQEKIFIMAGHIGTAQNMAAMPVQFDKNIVNFMPITAAREMYEPLHRLKYSFAATYYDQIRLALPKMIKEKGAKKVCTIYQDDEFGLEVQRGAEAGLKTAGMELAEKTSFKRGATDFSSQVARMKAASCDLVVLGTIIRETIGTVGEARKTGFNPTFLGSSAAYTDLIHKLGGKAMDGIYATMTVQNPYTDEQSQPLRFWANKYKTKFNEDPTVFSVYGYVIIDSFIKAAQKAGSGLSTDSFIKAMDSMTFEPDMFGSPKSSYTATKRLGNDQSRLSQIKDGKWVVVSDYVTP
- a CDS encoding AMP-dependent synthetase/ligase — encoded protein: MSTTVLRAPAGLWDLAHLQPKPGVVVPGETIPAVFWKAVELRADKVWMRQKEFGIWRAWTWRQTADAVREIAGGLLALGFGQGECASILANTVIEWVLCDVAVLSCGGVSNGIYPTDAASQVHYLCEDSRTTVLFVEDDEQLDKALEVRAQLPMLRKVIVFDMEGLRDLDDPGVISLDALRMLGREYLQAHPQALEQRIAACRPEDLAILVYTSGTTGKPKGAMHSHRGLVYTMRGYNSLLAQGEGDERMCFLPLCHIAERMGGEYFAMYTGSILNFVENPETVPENVREISPTVFTAVPRVWEKFYSGVMIALKEASRLQQAAYGWSIGVGRQIAERVLQGQPVGAGLRFKFRLARWLALDNVRKLIGIHRARFLVTGAAPISPDLVRWYLALGVPMLEVWGMTESCGASTGVPPSRIMPGSIGPATSYNEVRLDPQTGEILVRGPNVFMGYLNLPEKTAETIDADGWLHTGDVGTVDAGGYFRITDRMKDIIITAGGKNITPSELENELKFSPYITDAVVIGDKRPYLTVIVMIDQENVEKFAQDHDVPFSNYESLTRAQEVLDLIQGEIDRVNAKFARVEQIKKFFLLETQLSAEDEELTPTMKLKRKLVQAKYAERIEAMYR
- a CDS encoding ABC transporter ATP-binding protein produces the protein MTDVVLQLLNVESAYGPIKAIRGVSLKVRQGEIVTVLGSNGAGKTTILKTISGIIDPRKGSIEFQGKDITAKDPAYIVQQGLSHVPEGREVFPLLSVKDNLLMGAYTRKDRDGVARDMESVYSYFPILRERATQDAGLLSGGQQQMLAISRAIMAAPHLILLDEPSLGLSPKLTKEIFEIVVRINRERGTTILLVEQNANMALNASDHGYVLENGRIVMEDTCERLREKEDIKEFYLGVKDDGVRGERRWKKKKTWR
- a CDS encoding ABC transporter ATP-binding protein — translated: MSGADVLLSAKDLSVRFGGVLAVNKVSFDVRRGEVFTLIGPNGAGKTTVFNLISRIYTPTMGEITWHGEASGPMGLTQQAPHAIAALGIARTFQNIELFEHATVLHNLLIGRHTHRQTGFWSEVFFTPATRRAEIAAREKAEQVIDLLDLQHHRDSMVAGLPYGVRKVVELARALCTEPKLLLLDEPSSGLNVEETADMAFWIQDIQHELGVSVLMVEHDMSLVSKVSDRVLAMNMGEVLATGTPREVQADARVIEAYLGTVDDVSSLRRVAA
- a CDS encoding branched-chain amino acid ABC transporter permease, whose translation is MRFIFKTSYDQDIRLARHGGHMFWYGLLVAFLIVAPWAIDEYWLAQLTFVLIYGIVGLGLMLLAGFTGQFSIGHAAFLGAGAYTQGVLTNMGIPFPIALLAAAALSAVVGVVVALPALRVKGIYLGIATLSFGFIVEEVFARWESVTGGNAGLHVKSPQLFGWSLGSGEGFYFLCLVVAVLSTLGILNLLRSPTGRAFVAIRDSEISAQSMGIHLARYKTMSFAISAALAGLGGALYAHKLSFISPDQFNILQSIDLLLMVVIGGLGSVHGAFLGAIFLIAMPQLISMGKDWLPAVIGQAPGLQGLVYGLVLIAFVLFEPLGLYGRWLKIRTWLQLFPFYRKGLFKRQKSFTKSDRLR
- a CDS encoding branched-chain amino acid ABC transporter permease yields the protein MQILQLLLSGIAQGCIYGLIALGFVLIYKATETVSFAQGDLMMLGAFGAFAGMSLFGMPFWLAAVLALVAMAAFGVLLELVVIRPILGQPQFSIVMLTIGIAYVARGLITMVPGIGTDTHTLAVPYKDQIWKVGELVVNLEQLAIIIATAVLCGLLFAMFRYSKLGIAMQASSQNQLAAYYMGIPVKRLNGLVWGLAAAVAAIAGMLLAPITFVHANMGFIGLKAFPAAVVGGFGSLPGAIVGGLVIGIVESFAGFYLPDGFKDTAPYIAVLLMLMIKPNGLFGEKLRKKV
- a CDS encoding helix-turn-helix transcriptional regulator, whose translation is MQRTKTAPPASGGAQSGERLMWLTHQRVFYAGLLGAAAERTMGGYGVYVSPAGAPPNRLRIGGGAWQTGELLVVPPQVPHRVESAHPLIFNLLIESESVDPARLPGYLQHCGPVDAPAFVQRMRAAHTHLLALSGRQSFEGLEFDRLFFGDALAPRALDPRIRKVIDTINADPAAPTSAEDCAASVHLSFSRFLHLFKQETGTAFRAFRAWKRARSLLRYVRQTSTLTDIALDTGYPDSTHFSHSIRQVYGLKPSDIVAGSRRLALHDAAGGYRQ